A DNA window from Aquarana catesbeiana isolate 2022-GZ linkage group LG01, ASM4218655v1, whole genome shotgun sequence contains the following coding sequences:
- the LOC141140076 gene encoding teratocarcinoma-derived growth factor-like: protein MQFIRFLVSFTIAAAYFIRFSYGESCVGSFCHLDSLTNFQLLNNNNNNTLKSSEKIPFQGITDSRKLNKQCCYNGGTCFLGSFCICLKQYTGRQCEFERWPLDCPGGILNGEWVVRGCLLCRCFSGELHCLPSVPDCEDEPQAFRSAGSSPKQKWIVLIITVILFNVL, encoded by the exons ATGCAGTTTATAAG gttttTGGTGAGCTTCACTATTGCAGCAGCATATTTTATCAGATTTAGCTATG ggGAATCGTGTGTGGGATCATTTTGTCATCTGGACAGTTTGACCAATTTCCAGCTtcttaacaacaacaacaacaacacttTAAAAAGTTCTGAAAAAATTCCTTTTCAAGGCATAACTGACA GCCGAAAATTAAATAAGCAATGTTGCTATAATGGAGGTACTTGTTTCCTGGGATCATTCTGTATTTGCCTCAAGCAATACACTGGACGTCAGTGTGAATTTGAAAGGTGGCCACT AGATTGTCCTGGTGGCATTCTAAATGGAGAATGGGTAGTTAGAGGTTGTTTGTTATGCAGATGTTTCTCAGGAGAACTACACTGCTTGCCTTCTGTTCCAGACTGTG AGGACGAACCTCAAGCTTTCAGATCTGCGGGATCAAGTCCAAAACAAAAATGGATTGTGTTGATTATAACTGTCATTCTATTCAATGTTTTATGA